The Setaria viridis chromosome 6, Setaria_viridis_v4.0, whole genome shotgun sequence genome contains a region encoding:
- the LOC117861914 gene encoding F-box protein At3g07870, translating into MAYDGSCLPDDVLVQILLLIPASSRRPLRLVCKGWRNVIDESAPPEENLPRKILVFMNQGRSCSALVFDGSGRHRTHAWAFTSSSDEGRVHMVGTCNGLLCLHDHTTYGGISFSAVTVTNPVTGETVALPPVPTRWAWSQFAKGPGKYSFGFHPETKLHKVVHIPRGQRRSVDAVQVFTLGAGGKAWREVPVPVPSACYDLLC; encoded by the coding sequence atGGCATACGATGGTTCGTGCCTACCCGACGACGTCCTCGTGCAGATCCTGTTGCTCATCCCGGCCAGCTCGCGGCGGCCGCTCCGGCTCGTCTGCAAGGGGTGGCGCAATGTCATCGACGAGAgcgcgccgccggaggagaACCTCCCCCGAAAGATCCTCGTCTTCATGAACCAGGGCCGCAGCTGCAGCGCCCTCGTCTTCGACGGCAGCGGCCGGCACCGCACGCACGCGTGGGCCTTCACGAGCTCCAGCGACGAAGGCCGCGTCCACATGGTCGGCACCTGCAACGGCCTGCTCTGCCTGCACGACCACACCACCTACGGCGGCATCAGCTTCTCCGCCGTCACGGTGACGAACCCGGTCACCGGCGAGACGGTGGCGCTCCCGCCGGTGCCGACGCGGTGGGCGTGGTCGCAGTTCGCCAAGGGGCCCGGCAAGTACAGCTTCGGGTTCCACCCGGAGACGAAGCTGCACAAGGTCGTGCACATCCCGCGCGGGCAGCGGAGATCCGTCGACGCCGTGCAGGTGTTCAcccttggcgccggcggcaaggCCTGGCGAGAGGTGCCGGTGCCCGTCCCGAGCGCGTGCTACGACCTCCTCTGCTAG
- the LOC117861370 gene encoding pathogenesis-related thaumatin-like protein 3.5 translates to MKKISFPSSRRRRLRCDLHLMLPLALLCFLSGAPRLADSARVFTIVNLCETVIWPAVTPGSETFGAGGGFELRPRQSVVFTAPAGGWSGRIWARTGCTFDASGNGSCATGACGTALKCGGASGEPPASLAEFTLASPSDFYDVSLVDGFNLPVAVEPVNGRGNCSAAGCDGDLRRTCPPELAVKAGGRTVACRSACDVFDTDRYCCRGQFGGPGTCNATAYSKKFKDACPTAYSYAYDDRSSLLTCSNADYTITFCSDRKKRVCSYHNNRLVCSDSSRSWPVVSTLLFVLPLVFLALQISV, encoded by the exons ATGAAGAAGATCAGCTTCCCCTCATCAAGACGAAGACGTTTAAGATGTGATCTTCATCTTATGCTGCCTCTGGCTCTCCTCTGCTTTCTCTCAG GCGCGCCGCGGCTTGCTGACTCCGCCCGGGTCTTCACCATCGTCAACCTGTGCGAGACGGTGATCTGGCCCGCGGTGACGCCCGGCAGCGAgaccttcggcgccggcggcggcttcgaGCTCCGCCCCAGGCAGTCCGTGGTGttcacggcgccggcggggggcTGGTCGGGCCGCATCTGGGCGCGCACGGGCTGCACCTTCGACGCGTCCGGGAACGGGTCGTGCGCCACGGGCGCGTGCGGGACGGCGCTCAAGTGCGGCGGCGCGTCTGGGGAGCCGCCCGCCAGCCTCGCCGAGTTCACGCTGGCGTCGCCGTCGGACTTCTACGACGTCAGCCTGGTGGACGGGTTCAACCTCCCGGTGGCGGTGGAGCCCGTGAACGGGCGGGGCAACTGCAGCGCGGCGGGGTGCGACGGCGACCTCCGGCGGACCTGCCCGCCGGAGCTGGCCGTgaaggcgggcgggcggacggtggcgtgccggagcgcGTGCGACGTGTTCGACACGGACCGGTACTGCTGCCGCGGCCAGTTCGGGGGCCCCGGCACGTGCAACGCCACCGCCTACTCCAAGAAGTTCAAGGACGCCTGCCCCACCGCCTACAGCTACGCCTACGACGACCGCAGCAGCCTCCTCACCTGCTCAAACGCAGACTACACCATCACATTCTGCTCCGACAG GAAAAAACGAGTGTGTTCGTACCACAACAATCGGCTGGTTTGCAGCGACTCCAGCCGGTCTTGGCCGGTCGTATCCACTCTCCTGTTTGTGCTGCCCCTCGTCTTTTTGGCTCTGCAGATTTCAGTGTGA
- the LOC117861915 gene encoding thioredoxin-like protein YLS8: MDVLGEHCTATASASDSAEPLHDFQFVSHRLPCVLCDQICEALARSLSSRAMQSYQVEHLHSAEAVDDAINREGESGRLVVVRFGRGGHGDCVRFDDALAAAAERVGPGVAAMYAVDIEEVRDFNAMYELTEPCTVMFFYGYRHVNVRGLRGRDGIDWAACTGGEFAGLVLAVHERAKAGRRLVIVD; encoded by the coding sequence ATGGACGTCCTCGGAGAGCACTGCACGGCAACGGCGTCGGCATCGGATTCTGCCGAGCCCTTACATGATTTCCAGTTTGTGAGCCATCGGTTGCCTTGCGTTCTTTGTGACCAGATTTGCGAGGCCCTTGCTCGATCGCTCTCGTCGCGCGCAATGCAGTCGTACCAAGTCGAGCACCTGCACTCGGCTGAGGCCGTCGACGACGCCATCAACCGCGAGGGCGAGAGCGGCCGCCTGGTGGTCGTCCGcttcggccgcggcggccacggcgactGCGTCCGCTTCGACGacgccctggccgccgccgccgagcgggTCGGCCCCGGCGTCGCGGCGATGTACgccgtcgacatcgaggaggtgcGGGACTTCAACGCCATGTACGAGCTCACGGAGCCCTGCACCGTCATGTTCTTCTACGGGTACCGCCACGTCAACGTCCGCGGCCTCCGCGGTAGGGATGGCATCGACTGGGCGGCGTGCACCGGCGGCGAGTTCGCCGGCCTCGTCCTGGCGGTGCACGAGCGGGCAAAGGCCGGGCGTCGCCTCGTCATAGTCGACTAG